In Paenibacillus sp. FSL R7-0345, a single window of DNA contains:
- a CDS encoding DUF2621 domain-containing protein, protein MFSVSGFRILSSGPSNWFMNSIAFWTFLLLGCMCIGGFFMFRKFLKVLPKADGKSKLDWQNYWVERSRPLWSDEMKAFLDQLVQPVPGPFRDIAKHSIAAEIGKIAVESEAPAVTREHCIKGYIVATPRRDNKFLVSFLEKNGIDYSPYRHLIK, encoded by the coding sequence ATGTTTTCTGTATCGGGATTCAGGATATTATCGTCAGGACCAAGCAACTGGTTTATGAACTCCATCGCATTTTGGACCTTTTTACTGCTGGGCTGCATGTGTATCGGCGGTTTTTTCATGTTCCGCAAGTTCCTCAAGGTGCTGCCCAAAGCGGACGGCAAGTCCAAGCTGGACTGGCAGAACTATTGGGTGGAACGCAGCCGGCCGCTGTGGAGTGATGAGATGAAGGCTTTTCTGGACCAGCTGGTGCAGCCGGTACCCGGACCCTTCCGTGATATTGCCAAGCATTCCATCGCTGCCGAGATCGGCAAAATCGCTGTTGAAAGTGAAGCTCCGGCGGTGACCCGGGAACACTGCATTAAAGGCTATATCGTAGCTACCCCGCGCCGGGACAACAAGTTCCTTGTTTCTTTTCTCGAAAAGAACGGAATCGACTACTCTCCCTACCGTCATCTGATCAAGTAG
- a CDS encoding deoxyribonuclease IV, which yields MLKIGSHVSCADKGLLSAANEANEYGSSSFMIYTGAPQNTRRKPIEAMYPAEGKLAMKTNGVEEIVVHAPYIINLGSYKDNTYQLAVDFLQEEIRRTHQLEVKHIVLHPGAYTDKDAEYGIQRIADGLNEVLGGTNETEVHIALETMAGKGTEIGRSFEEIASIIDKVEHNERLSICLDTCHIHDAGYDIVGDLDGVLRQFDEIIGLKRLGVIHINDSKNPRGAGKDRHTPIGSGWIGFETINKVVHHEALAGLPFILETPWIGKDAKKLRPMYEIEIALLRGNVAERFGAEFLQEVEELHSFFAKQELDSRRYVLDVWELLKNDAKAKKADPREPLERLYDNVLAAGLFPQLSEEAVNQRLIAWLAGRQALVNA from the coding sequence ATGCTGAAAATAGGTTCACATGTGTCCTGCGCGGACAAGGGTCTCTTGAGCGCAGCCAATGAAGCAAATGAGTATGGTTCCAGTTCGTTCATGATATATACGGGGGCGCCGCAGAATACACGCCGCAAGCCGATTGAAGCGATGTACCCTGCTGAAGGTAAGCTGGCAATGAAAACAAACGGCGTTGAAGAGATTGTTGTTCATGCTCCCTATATCATTAACCTGGGTTCCTATAAGGATAATACCTATCAGCTTGCTGTTGATTTTCTGCAGGAGGAGATCCGCCGTACCCATCAGCTGGAGGTCAAGCATATCGTGCTTCATCCGGGGGCTTATACAGACAAGGATGCCGAATACGGTATCCAGCGGATTGCCGATGGACTGAATGAAGTGCTTGGCGGTACGAACGAGACGGAAGTGCATATTGCCCTGGAGACGATGGCCGGTAAAGGTACAGAAATCGGCCGCAGCTTCGAGGAAATTGCCTCTATCATTGACAAGGTCGAACATAACGAGCGCTTGTCGATCTGTCTGGATACCTGTCACATTCATGATGCCGGCTACGATATTGTTGGCGACCTGGATGGGGTGCTGCGTCAGTTCGATGAGATCATCGGCCTCAAGCGGCTTGGTGTAATCCACATCAATGACAGTAAAAATCCGCGCGGAGCAGGTAAAGACCGTCATACTCCGATTGGTTCAGGCTGGATCGGCTTCGAGACGATTAATAAGGTCGTCCACCACGAGGCGCTTGCCGGACTGCCGTTTATTCTGGAGACCCCATGGATCGGGAAGGATGCCAAGAAGCTCCGCCCGATGTACGAGATCGAAATCGCCCTGCTGCGCGGTAATGTGGCAGAACGCTTTGGTGCAGAATTTCTGCAGGAAGTGGAGGAGCTGCATTCGTTTTTCGCCAAGCAGGAGCTTGATTCGCGCCGGTACGTGCTCGATGTATGGGAGCTGCTCAAGAATGACGCCAAAGCCAAAAAGGCTGACCCGCGTGAACCGCTGGAAAGGCTGTATGATAATGTTCTGGCAGCCGGTCTTTTCCCGCAGCTTAGCGAGGAAGCTGTCAATCAGCGCCTGATCGCCTGGCTGGCAGGCAGACAGGCACTCGTGAACGCTTAA
- the purU gene encoding formyltetrahydrofolate deformylase encodes MELHVKRDHSSGGQYPDRARMLISCPDGPGIVAAVSHFLYQHGANIVQSDQYTMDPDGGMFFMRVEFDLPKLDERLDEVRNIFGGVAERFKMEWQIFNVSHKKRLAIFVSKEDHCLVELLWQWQAGDLDADIAMVVSNHTDMQAYVESFGIPFHHIQVTADTKAEAEKRQLEVIGSDIDVIILARYMQIISPSFIEHYRHRIINIHHSFLPAFVGGKPYAQAYQRGVKIIGATAHYVTEELDGGPIIEQDVQRVSHSDDVNELKRIGRTIERVVLARAVKWHIEDRILVHHNKTVVFN; translated from the coding sequence ATGGAATTACATGTAAAAAGAGATCATTCTTCAGGCGGACAATATCCGGACCGGGCGCGTATGCTTATTTCTTGTCCGGACGGGCCGGGTATTGTAGCTGCTGTTTCACATTTTTTGTATCAGCATGGAGCTAATATCGTCCAGTCAGACCAGTACACAATGGACCCGGACGGCGGTATGTTTTTCATGAGAGTGGAGTTTGATCTGCCTAAGCTTGATGAGCGGCTGGATGAAGTACGCAATATTTTTGGCGGAGTGGCTGAGCGCTTTAAGATGGAGTGGCAGATTTTTAATGTGTCCCATAAGAAAAGACTGGCGATCTTTGTTTCCAAAGAAGACCACTGTCTGGTTGAGCTGCTCTGGCAATGGCAGGCCGGTGATCTGGATGCGGATATTGCGATGGTTGTCAGCAACCATACCGATATGCAGGCGTACGTCGAATCCTTTGGGATTCCATTCCATCATATTCAGGTTACGGCTGACACTAAGGCTGAAGCCGAGAAGCGCCAGCTTGAGGTTATCGGCAGCGACATCGATGTAATCATTCTCGCCCGCTACATGCAGATTATCTCACCATCGTTCATCGAGCATTACCGGCACCGGATTATCAATATCCATCACTCGTTCCTCCCGGCGTTCGTCGGCGGCAAGCCTTATGCGCAGGCATACCAGCGCGGGGTTAAGATTATCGGAGCGACTGCCCACTATGTAACAGAAGAGCTGGATGGCGGACCGATTATCGAGCAGGACGTGCAGCGGGTCAGCCACAGCGATGATGTGAACGAGCTGAAGCGGATCGGCCGTACGATTGAGCGGGTTGTGCTGGCGCGTGCGGTTAAATGGCATATTGAGGACCGTATTCTGGTGCATCACAATAAGACTGTAGTGTTTAACTAA
- a CDS encoding ATPase, T2SS/T4P/T4SS family → MIEYREEMWQKPRRLSGQRYVRPGGLNQHPQENELSFIQPDDCPDDILPAVRPLFSLKQSVLRTSKPGKEDFYAFLQKMKQDMNAGLEREEDGYFELNAKALIGDPQAVSFFMNEIEKYLRKTPFTGHVPEAYGTAAEALFHEWKGFGPAYRWFTDRAYSESTGLQMIGRQIFYNHRGKFVAYPYDMPSLDRVEQLKRSLLKSDPNKKLNKDNPSVEFKMDDPLWPGRFIRLAIWVSPRVWDGFTTISMRRQVVEFLDLEDQAGTECIPAEAIELIRALAGTFRNTIIAGAVGSGKTTFANTIVGEQLLGSSSCMGVVMIEKHPESILPYQIKGHRIIPIQAANEELMEVGVESLRHDPNILYMTEMRYNEWEFYLWSGEKGYDGITGTFHTVDSEDIPYQGAFAVSTRIGGSLKGHLISALKSCELVFILESVPDGKKRLARISEVFYDEERNSVFANDLMRWEEERAAWSYNDKLTGKLMTKMSKKNAAAMRKFIRELGHLAAMKPMEEPLKESLKSKIVLNE, encoded by the coding sequence ATGATTGAATACCGCGAGGAAATGTGGCAGAAGCCGCGCAGGCTGAGCGGACAGCGGTATGTCAGGCCCGGAGGGCTAAATCAGCACCCGCAGGAAAATGAGCTGTCGTTCATTCAGCCAGATGATTGTCCAGATGATATATTGCCGGCAGTCCGGCCCCTCTTTTCCCTGAAGCAGAGTGTGCTGCGAACCAGTAAGCCCGGGAAAGAAGATTTCTATGCTTTTTTGCAAAAGATGAAGCAGGATATGAATGCCGGACTGGAGCGGGAGGAGGACGGCTATTTCGAGCTGAATGCCAAGGCGCTGATTGGTGATCCGCAGGCGGTAAGCTTTTTCATGAATGAAATTGAAAAATATTTACGCAAAACCCCGTTTACCGGCCATGTGCCGGAGGCTTACGGTACTGCGGCAGAGGCTCTTTTCCACGAATGGAAGGGGTTTGGTCCGGCCTACCGCTGGTTTACAGATAGAGCCTACAGTGAATCGACCGGACTGCAGATGATCGGGCGGCAGATCTTTTACAATCACCGCGGCAAATTTGTAGCTTATCCGTATGATATGCCCTCGCTGGACCGGGTAGAGCAGCTCAAGCGATCTCTCCTCAAAAGCGATCCGAACAAAAAGCTCAATAAAGATAACCCTTCGGTAGAGTTCAAAATGGATGATCCGCTGTGGCCCGGCCGGTTCATCCGGCTCGCAATCTGGGTATCGCCCAGGGTGTGGGACGGATTTACGACCATTTCCATGCGGCGCCAGGTGGTGGAGTTTCTTGATCTGGAGGATCAGGCGGGAACAGAATGTATCCCGGCGGAAGCCATTGAGCTGATCCGGGCACTGGCTGGCACGTTCCGTAACACAATCATCGCGGGAGCTGTAGGTTCAGGCAAAACAACCTTTGCCAACACGATTGTTGGCGAACAGCTGCTGGGCTCCAGCTCCTGCATGGGTGTGGTGATGATCGAGAAGCATCCGGAGTCGATTCTGCCGTATCAGATTAAAGGTCACCGGATTATTCCTATTCAGGCTGCCAACGAAGAGCTGATGGAGGTAGGGGTAGAGTCGCTGCGCCATGATCCGAACATCCTCTACATGACGGAAATGAGGTATAACGAGTGGGAGTTTTATCTGTGGAGCGGTGAGAAGGGCTATGACGGGATTACGGGGACTTTTCATACGGTGGATTCTGAGGATATTCCATACCAGGGTGCTTTTGCAGTCTCGACACGGATCGGCGGCAGCCTGAAGGGGCATCTGATCTCCGCGCTGAAGTCCTGTGAGCTGGTGTTTATTCTGGAAAGTGTCCCGGACGGGAAAAAGCGGCTGGCCCGGATCTCCGAGGTGTTTTATGACGAAGAGCGTAATTCGGTATTTGCCAATGATCTGATGCGCTGGGAGGAGGAGCGGGCAGCCTGGAGCTATAATGACAAGCTGACCGGAAAGCTGATGACCAAAATGAGCAAAAAGAATGCCGCAGCTATGCGCAAGTTCATCCGGGAACTGGGGCACCTGGCAGCAATGAAGCCGATGGAGGAGCCGCTGAAGGAAAGCCTGAAGTCAAAGATTGTGCTGAACGAATGA
- the tkt gene encoding transketolase — protein sequence MTEQAKEQAIHKEENSTVDNLAITTIRTLAIDAIEKANSGHPGMPMGSAPMGYQLFAKTMNHNPDHPTWVNRDRFVLSAGHGSMLLYSLLHLSGYDLPMEELKQFRQWGSLTPGHPEVGHTAGVDATTGPLGQGIGMAVGMAMAEAQLAATYNKDNHDVIDHYTYAICGDGDLMEGISSESASLAGHLKLGKLIVMYDSNDISLDGKLNLAFSENVAQRFEAYGWQVLRVEDGNDLPALGQAIADAQADTSKPTLIEVKTVIGYGSPNKQGKGGHGGTHGSPLGADEAKLTKDFYKWVYEEDFFVPDEVRAHFAEVKEKGIAANKAWDEKFAAYKEAYPELAAQFETAINGGLPEGWDAQLPFFTAEDKAVSTRVASGNALNGLAAGVPQLVGGSADLESSTMTHLKGLTQFTSESYDGRNIYFGVREFGMAAAMNGIALHSGLKVFGGTFFVFTDYLRPAVRLASIMKLPVTYVLTHDSIAVGEDGPTHEPIEQLASLRIIPGLTVIRPADANETSAAWAYALENTANPVALVLTRQNLPILAGTVDGVRENIKRGGYVVSDAKNGTPQAQIIATGSEVQLAVKAQAALAEEGIDVRVISLPSWDLFEKQDKAYRDSVILPEVKARLAVEMAQTFGWERYTGDQGDILGITTFGASAPGDIVMKEYGFTVENVVSRVKALL from the coding sequence ATGACTGAGCAGGCAAAAGAGCAAGCGATCCATAAGGAAGAAAATTCGACGGTGGATAACCTGGCGATTACCACAATCCGTACGCTGGCTATCGATGCTATCGAAAAAGCTAATTCCGGCCACCCGGGTATGCCGATGGGATCCGCACCGATGGGTTACCAACTGTTTGCCAAAACAATGAACCATAATCCGGATCACCCGACATGGGTTAACCGTGACCGTTTTGTATTGTCCGCCGGACACGGCTCCATGCTGCTGTACAGCCTGCTGCACCTGAGCGGATACGACCTGCCAATGGAAGAATTGAAGCAGTTCCGCCAATGGGGCAGCCTGACTCCGGGCCATCCTGAAGTTGGTCATACTGCAGGTGTTGATGCGACTACCGGCCCGCTGGGACAAGGTATCGGTATGGCAGTAGGTATGGCAATGGCTGAAGCTCAGCTGGCTGCTACTTATAATAAAGACAACCATGATGTAATCGATCACTACACATACGCAATCTGCGGCGACGGCGATTTGATGGAAGGGATCTCCTCGGAATCTGCTTCCCTGGCCGGACACCTCAAGCTGGGCAAGCTGATTGTAATGTACGATTCCAATGATATTTCGCTCGACGGCAAGCTGAACCTGGCATTCTCCGAGAATGTTGCACAGCGTTTTGAAGCTTACGGCTGGCAGGTTCTGCGCGTTGAGGACGGTAACGATCTTCCGGCACTGGGACAGGCTATTGCTGATGCACAGGCAGACACAAGCAAACCGACCCTGATCGAAGTTAAAACGGTTATCGGCTACGGAAGCCCGAACAAACAGGGTAAAGGCGGCCATGGCGGTACGCACGGTTCCCCGCTGGGTGCTGACGAAGCGAAGCTGACTAAAGACTTCTACAAATGGGTATATGAAGAGGACTTCTTTGTACCGGATGAAGTTCGTGCACATTTTGCTGAAGTGAAGGAAAAAGGGATTGCCGCAAATAAAGCATGGGACGAGAAATTTGCAGCTTACAAAGAAGCATATCCTGAGCTGGCAGCACAGTTTGAAACAGCAATCAACGGCGGACTTCCTGAAGGCTGGGATGCACAGCTTCCGTTCTTCACAGCAGAAGACAAAGCCGTGTCCACACGCGTTGCTTCCGGTAATGCACTGAACGGACTGGCAGCCGGAGTTCCGCAGCTCGTGGGCGGTTCTGCTGACCTTGAAAGCTCCACAATGACTCACCTGAAAGGCCTGACCCAATTCACTTCCGAATCCTATGACGGCCGCAACATTTACTTCGGCGTACGCGAATTTGGTATGGCTGCAGCAATGAACGGGATTGCCCTGCACAGCGGTCTCAAAGTATTCGGCGGAACGTTCTTCGTATTCACCGACTATCTGCGTCCGGCTGTCCGTCTGGCTTCCATTATGAAGCTGCCAGTAACCTATGTTTTGACTCATGACAGTATCGCTGTCGGTGAAGACGGCCCTACCCATGAACCAATCGAGCAGCTGGCTTCCCTGCGTATTATCCCGGGTCTGACTGTAATCCGTCCGGCTGATGCCAACGAAACCTCCGCAGCTTGGGCTTATGCGCTTGAGAACACAGCTAACCCTGTGGCACTGGTGCTTACCCGTCAAAATCTGCCGATCCTTGCCGGAACTGTAGATGGTGTGCGTGAGAACATCAAACGCGGCGGATATGTTGTATCTGATGCCAAGAACGGTACTCCGCAGGCGCAGATCATTGCTACCGGTTCAGAAGTGCAGCTGGCTGTAAAAGCTCAGGCCGCTCTGGCTGAAGAAGGCATCGATGTGCGTGTAATCAGCTTGCCAAGCTGGGATCTGTTCGAGAAACAGGACAAGGCTTACCGCGATTCCGTTATCCTGCCTGAGGTTAAAGCGCGTCTGGCAGTTGAAATGGCACAGACCTTCGGCTGGGAGCGTTACACAGGCGATCAGGGCGACATTCTCGGTATCACTACATTCGGTGCTTCCGCGCCTGGCGATATCGTAATGAAAGAATATGGCTTTACAGTAGAAAATGTAGTCAGCCGCGTTAAAGCCCTGCTATAA
- a CDS encoding pyrimidine/purine nucleoside phosphorylase has translation MSQFTNATVQKAANVYYDGKVTSRTVILEDGTKVTLGIMLPGVYEFGTEGPETMEILSGDLKVLLPGTDVWKEIKGAETFHVPGNSKFALEVFALTDYCCSYPNL, from the coding sequence ATGAGTCAGTTTACCAACGCAACAGTTCAAAAAGCAGCCAATGTTTACTATGATGGAAAAGTAACCAGCCGCACCGTAATTCTGGAGGATGGCACCAAGGTAACCCTTGGCATCATGCTGCCGGGTGTATATGAATTCGGTACGGAAGGTCCGGAAACGATGGAAATTCTGTCCGGTGATCTGAAGGTACTGCTTCCCGGTACTGACGTCTGGAAAGAAATCAAAGGTGCTGAAACGTTCCACGTTCCCGGCAACTCCAAGTTTGCGCTGGAAGTATTCGCATTAACTGATTATTGCTGTTCTTACCCGAACCTGTAA